A stretch of DNA from Mesorhizobium onobrychidis:
CTGGATCAGCTCGCCGATGCGGCCCTGCCCGACCATCGAGGGCGAACGCGCGCCGGTCGATTGGTCGGCGAAAAGCAGCTGCACGTCCTTGGCGCGGGCTTCCTTGCCGTTGATGCGGTAGAGCGAACCCGCCTCGCGCTCGATGCGGCGCGAAACCTGCAGTTCGTCCGCGTCGTTGAAGGCCGAGGGCGCGCTACGGTCGCTGTTGTCGAGGAAAAGCGTGACTTCGGCGGTGTTGCGGGCCGGACGCGTTCCAGAACCGGAAAAGATGACGTCGTCCATGCCGGACGCGCGCATGTTCTTGTACGAGCTTTCGCCCATCACCCAGCGCAGCGCCTCGACAAGGTTAGACTTGCCGCAGCCGTTCGGCCCGACGATGCCGGTCAGGCCGCGTTCGATGACGAACTCACCGGGTTCGACGAAGGACTTGAAACCGAGCAGGCGAAGGCGCGAAAACTTCATTCGCGCCGCCCCATAAGCGGGTTCCGCAAAAGTGTTCCGCGGTGTTGCGAACAGAACCCGCGGCACAACAAAAAGTCGCGCACGCCGAAGCGCAGCCGCTTCGGCGCTGCCGAAACGTCAGAGCAGAGGGTCGATAATGGCCGAGATTTCCTCAATCGACAGCGCCCCCTTGTAGGTCTTTCCGTTGATAAAGAAGGTCGGCGTCGAGTCGACCTTGAATTCATCGGCGCCGCGCTTTTGGACCGATCTCACATCGTCCAGAAGTTTCTGGTCCGTCAAGCAGGCCTCGAAGGACTCCTGTGTAAAACCGGCCATCTTGGAGATTTGCAGCAGGGCGTCCTTGGTATTGGCGACACCTGCCCAGTTCGCCTGCTGCCTGAACAGAACGTCCACCATCGGGAAATAATTGTCTTTGGAGCAGCGCGCCAGCATGAAACCAGCCTCGGCGCTCGGGTCGAACGGAAATTCGCGCAGGATAAGGCGTGCCTTGCCGGTATCGATATATTTCGTCTTCAGCTCCGGCAGGGTGGTTTCGTGGAAATGCGCGCAGTGCGGGCAGGTCATCGAGGCATATTCGACGATGGTGACCTTCGCGTCGTCTTTGCCCAATTGCTCGTCGGGTAGCGCGCCGGGTTTCAGCAAGGCCGCCATGTCCACCGTGCCCTGGGCCTCAGGCGCCTTGGCCGCGGCCGGAGTGGCCGGCTTCATCGGATCGGCGGGGGCCGCAGGTTTCACATCCTCCGCCACGGCTTTGTCACCCGAGTCGCTGCAGGCGGCGAGCAGAGCCACCGCCGGAATGGCGGCCAGCGACGACAGGAGGTTTCTGCGGGACAAAAGACGGGTCATACGAATCACCTGACAATGGTTGGATTTTGCAATGCAAAGGCTAGAAAAGGCGAGAGTTGGCGCGAATTAAGGCATCGCCGTCCCCATTCCAATCGCCAAATCTTGGGTACGCGATCACGAAAGCGCGAGATTATACTTTCTTTTGACCGAGAATGGTGGCGCCGAGCCGCTCCAGCGAAGCGCGCAGCCCGTCATCCTCGATCATTCCGACAGTGCCTGACAACTTCACCTTCTCGGCCGCGGTCAGCGGCCGAAAGCTTGGTTTAGGCCGCCCTTTGTCCGCCGTCACCGGCTTTTGCACGATTCTGATCCGGCCGATAGCGTTGAAGCCGAGGAAGGCGTTGACCCTGTTGATGATCTCGCCGGTCTCGTGCTGCAGATGGAGGGCGGCCATGCCTTCGCAGGCGATGACCAGCACCGCCGGCTCGAACGGATCATCTTCATGCATGCGGCGCGGCCACTGGATCTTTTCAGGGCGCGAACGGCTGGCAAGCCGCGGCCCGGCAATCTCCTCCCATGACTGGACGAGCCCGATCGACATGCCGGCCCGCTTGCGCAACACCGGATCGAGAATCTGGGTTGCGAGATCACTCACCGGAACGGGATTGCCGAAGGGCCTTTTCCCTGCCATGTGCGTTCTCCAGTCACGACCTTCACCACGCATCGGTTAGGCCAGTCCTCGATCAATGGCACTGCACGACCAGACCCGCAAGACCGCATCCGGAGTTGGCAGCAAAGCCGCATCTGGGGACAGCGGCAGAGCCGCGTCTGGAGACAGCGGCAGAGCCGCGTCTGGAGACAGCGACCACATCGCGTCCCGCCTGCTTGGCTGGTACGACGCGCATCACCGCGACTTGCCGTGGCGCATTGCGCCGCGCGAATTGGCACGCGGCATACGGCCCGATCCCTACCGCGTCTGGCTTTCCGAAGTTATGCTGCAGCAGACCACGGTCGAAGCGGTAAAATCCTATTTCCGGGCTTTTGTCGAGAAATGGCCTGATGTCGAGGCGTTGGCCGCCTCACCGACCGAAGATGTGATGAAGGCCTGGGCCGGGCTCGGCTATTATTCCCGCGCGCGCAATCTCAAGGCCTGCGCCGATTTCGTCGCACGGCAAGGTGGCAGGTTTCCGGATACGCAAGCTGGCTTGAGAGAACTGCCCGGCATCGGCGCCTACACGGCGGCTGCGATCGCGGCGATCGCCTTCGACCAGCCCGCCGCGGTCGTCGACGGCAACGTCGAGCGGGTCGTTTCCCGGCTGTTTTCGATCGTCACGCCGCTGAGCGAAGCCAAGGGGGACATACGCACCTATGTCGAGCGCATGGTTCCAGCGACCAGACCTGGCGATTTCGCTCAGGCAATGATGGATCTCGGCGCGACGATCTGCACGCCACGGCGACCGCGTTGCATGCTGTGCCCGCTGCGGGAGGATTGCAGCGCCACTGTTTCAAGCGATCCCGAGCGTTTCCCTATCCGCCTGCCGAAGGGTGAGAAACCATTGCGGCGCGGGGCTGCCTTCGTTGCCGTACGTGACGACGGCGCCGTTCTTTTGCGCAAACGTGCGGATAAAGGCCTGCTCGGCGGCATGACCGAAGTACCGACGACCGGCTGGACCGCGCGGATCGACGGCGCCACCACGGACGCGGCGGCGCCCTTCCCCGGCAACTGGAGGCCAGCCGGCCGGATTGGCCATGTCTTCACCCATTTCGCGCTCGAACTCGACGTCTTCAAAACGATGACCGATGGCGCCGCCCCTGCGGGGCATTTCTGGTCGCTGGCCCATGAAATTTCCGGCGAAGCGCTGCCCACTGTCATGAAAAAGGTAATCGAAGCGGCGATACCGGGCGCGACGAAGAAGCAGCGCGCACATTGAATCGCCCACATCGCCTCACATTGAATTGCGTTGACGAGGACAAGAATGACCGAAATCCGCCACATCGTTTTCGACATCGGCAGAGTGCTGATTCACTACGATCCGAACTTGCCCTTCAGCCGATTGATCCCCGACGCCGAAGAGCGGAAATGGTTCTTCGACAATGTCTGCACGCATGACTGGAACATCGAGCAGGACCGCGGCCGGACCTGGGAAGAGGCCGAGGCTCTGCTGATCGCCCAACACCCGGACCACGCCGAAAACATCCGCAACTTCCGCCGCCTCTGGCACGAGATGGTGCCGCACGCCTATGACGACAGCGTCCAGATCATGGACAAGCTGATCGAGAGCGGCCACGATGTGACCATGCTGACCAATTTCGCCGCCGACACGCTTGCCGAAGCCCGGCAGCGTTTCGATTTTCTCAACCGACCGCGCGGTGTGACCATTTCGGGCGAGATCGGCATGATCAAGCCGGATCGTGGCATTTACGACCATCACGTCGCCGCGTTCGGCCTCGAGCCCGCGGCCACGCTGTTCATCGACGACAGCCAGAAGAATGTCGACGGCGCCAAGGCGGCCGGCTGGCAGTCGGTGCTGTTCACTGACGCAAAGACGCTCGAGGCGGACCTCGATCGCCTGGGGATCAGAGTGTGATCACTGCGACGGGCCTGACCGATAACCCGCTTCAACATGGCGGATTGCAAAAGGATCCGTAGTCAGGCCCAGTACAATCGGGTGAGTTAACAGGTGGCGAAGCGCGCAACGGCTGAATCTGTGTTTGTCCTCTCAAGCTGATGGACAAGACGGCATGTGATGGTGGTGCAGTCGCTGAGACGCGCGCTCCACGGCGCTGCTATCGGATCGCGTCGTCGGGCGCTACTTGACGTGAGAATCGTAGATGCGGTCGAACTCACCCGTCGCCTTGGCAAGATGAAGCCACTGGTCGACATAGGCCTTGAAGACGACGGCACCCTCAGGAAGCATATAACCCATTTCGCCATATTGGAGCGGCTTCTCGGGGTTGATCGCGCAAAGGCCAGGGTGGAGTTTCTCCTGCAGCTCGGTTTCGACCGATTCGGCGATCATAATATCGGCTTTGCCGTCAAGAATTTTCTGGAAGATCGTGACATTGTCCGGGTAGATCTCAATTTTAGCGTCACTGAGTTTTTCACGCACGAATTTCTCGTTGGTCCCGCCGGGATTAACAATCACAGTCACATCCGGCTTGTCGATGTCGGGAATCGACTGGAATTTCGCCTCGTCCTCGCAGCGCGCAATCGGCGCCTTGCCGTTGACGAGATAGGGTTCGCTGAAGAACACCTGCTTCTGGCGTTCCAGGGTCACCGAAATGCCACCCATCGCGATGTCACACTTACCGGTTGTAAAATCGGCCAGCAACGTTTTCCAGGTAGTCGCCACGAAGTCCGCCTCGACCCCTAGTGAACTTGCCAGAGATTTTGCGAGATCGATATCGATGCCCTGGTAATTGTTCGCGGTCTTGTCATGAAAGGTGAAGGGCTTGTAGTCGCCGGTCGTACAAACGCGCAGCTTGCCGTCCTTGATAATCGCATCAAGCTGGTTTTCTGCGCCGGTGTGCTGCGCAATCGCCGGAGGGGCCAACAACGCCATGACGAGGGCGGCGGCGACAAACGGCGAGGCAAGAGCTTTCATGGAATTGGTCTCCGTTGGATAAGGGAATCAAGCATTCGAGAAACGGTGGGCAAGGTCAATAACTCTTCCTGGGGAATCGCTCACCGTAATCCCTCCGACGGGGCGGCTTTCGTTTGTGACGGCTTGTTGGTCAGGAGCAGAATGTGTGTATTTAGTCCAATCTATACACATCGAGAATCACCATGCGAACCAACATCAAACTCGACGACGAATTGATCGCGGAGGCCATGGCCGCCTCCGGTCTCAAGACCAAGAAAGCGACGATTGAGGCGGCACTGCGCACTCTGGTGCGCCGGCACCGGCAGGATATGGCTATCGCCGCCCTTGCTGGCGCCGGCTGGGAGGGCGATCTTGACGCCATGCGGGAAGGCCGTTCGCCCGATCGGCATCGATGATCGTCGTCGACAGTTCCGTGTGGATCGCCCATCTCCGCAATACGGACAGCGTCTCGGTCGGTAAGCTCAGACATCTCGATGACACTCAGGAGATTCTGGTCGGAGACTTGATCCTGCTGGAAGTGCTACAAGGCGCGCTCAACGAACCGCATGCCCAACTGATTGAGCGGAACCTCCGACAATTCGCCATTGTGCCGATGCTGGATCCGGCGACGGCAGTCGAAGCTGCCCGAAACTACCGCATGCTCCGGCAGCGGGGCATCACCATGCGCAAGACAATCGATATGATTATCGGCACATTCTGCATCCAGGGCGGACACGCGCTGTTGCATGATGAACGAGACTTCGACCCGATGGTTCGTTACCTCGGTCTGCGACTCGCGTGATCGTGAGATTCCAACCGGCGAGCGCTGGTCTTTCCTCCACAGGTGTGTGTGTGGCATCATCGGTCGAGGCGATGCGACGAGCGGAATGACGAAGACCCGACGACGGCATTGGCGGAGCGCGTCGCGGCACTTCTCGGTCGAGAAATCGCGATCCTGCTTCCTTCCGGGAACGATGTGCAACGAGACCGCTGTAGCGGTTATTGTCAGGCCCCTGCCCGCTCCATGCCGAGGCGGGCGATACGGCGAAGCTCGTCGATCGGGGTCAGGCCGCCGCTGCGCTCATAATGCCAGAAGGTCCAGCCGTTGCAGGCATCCAGCCCCTGAACCTCCGCACCGATCTTGTGGATCGATCCGGCGCTGTCGCCGACCGCCACCGTGCCGTCGGCGCGCACCCTGGCCGCCCAGCGTTTCTTGGCGTCATAGAGCGTGGCGCCCGGCAGCATCAGCCCGGTGTCGATGAGGCTGACGAAAGCAACGCGCGGCTCGGCGCGCTTGCCGGTAAGCACGGTAAGATCAGCCCGATCCAGCGGCCGGACTGCATCGATGCGCTCATTGGCGGCGTCGATATAGGCCTGCTCGCGCTCGATGCCGACGAAATGGCGGCCGAGGCGCTTGGCCACCGCGCCGGTGGTGCCTGAGCCGAAGAAAGGATCGAGCACGATATCGCCGGGCTTCGTCGAGGCCATCATGATGCGGGCGAGCAGCGCTTCGGGCTTCTGCGTCGGATGCAGCTTGTCGCCATTTTCGTTCTTCAGGCGCTCGCTGCCGGTGCAGATCGGAAACAGCCAGTCGGAACGCATCTGGATGTCGTCGTTCGACGCCTTCAGCGCTTCATAGTTGAAGGTGTAGCCCTTGCCCTTCTGATCGCGCGAGGCCCAGATCATCGTCTCATGGGCATTCTGGAAACGGCGGCCGCGGAAATTCGGCATCGGATTGGTCTTGCGCCACACGACGTCGTTGAGGATCCAGAACCCCAGATCCTGCATCTTGGCGCCGACCCTGAAAATGTTGTGGTAGGAGCCGATGACCCAGATGGTGCCGTTGGGCTTCAGCACGCGGCGCGCCGCCAGCAGCCAGGCCCGGGTGAAGGCGTCGTAGACCTCAAAACTCGCGAACTGGTCCCAGTCGTCGTCGACGGCATCGACCTTGGACTGGTCGGGCCGGTGCAGATCGCCGTCGAGCTGCAGATTGTAGGGCGGATCGGCAAAGATCACGTCGATGGATTTTTCGGGCAGCCGGTCGAGCGCGGCGACGCAATCGCCCTTCAGGATCGTATCCAGCCATTCGGATTGCTGGGGAGCATGGGAAAGCTCGTCGAGAAGACGCACGGCAGACATTGTTACACCCAAAGCACGCGTTACTGTTTACTCCCTGTTATGGTTACCGATCAGCGTAAATATTCGGTGAAGGCCGAGGGTGCGGACCCCGGGTAATTTGCGAAGATCGGCCTGTTGGTGTATGCCGCGCCGCCTGAACCGTCCCAGCCTCCCTCCCGCTTTCCGGATCGCTATGCCCCAGCCAGACCTTGTCATCTTCGATTGCGACGGCGTGCTCGTCGATTCAGAAATCATCGCCGCGCGCATCGAAGCCGAGCTTTTGACGTCGGCCGGTTACGAGATATCGGCCGAGGAGATTTCCGAAACCTATGCCGGGCTGACCTTCAAGGACATCATGATGCGGGTCGAGGAAAAGTCCCGCATCCCGTTCCAGGCTTCACTGATCGACCGGGAGGAAGAATTGGTCGACCGCAGGCTGCGCAGCGACGTGCGCGCCATCGACGGGGCGCACGAGGCGGTCGCCGCGGTGACGGCGCCGCGTTGCATCTGCTCGAATTCGCGCACCGAGCGGATCGAATTCATGTTGGAGAAGGTGCGTCTGCTGCCGTTTTTCACCGGCCGGATTTTTTCGTCGCTGGAAACGCCGGGCGGAAAATCCAAGCCGGCGCCCGACGTGTTTCTCTTTGCCGCGGAAAAGCTCAAGGCCGACCCGGCGAACACCTTCGTCATCGAAGATTCCGTGCACGGCGTGACCGGCGCCAGGACAGCCGGCATGCGTGTGATCGGCTTCACCGGAGCGGCGCACAGCTATCCCGGGCATGCCGACGCGCTGACCGAGGCCGGCGCCGAAACGGTCATCCGCCGCTGGGCGGAACTGAAAAGCGTGATCGCCGCCCTGTCGGAGTGGTCGGCGGATGCGTGAAGCAGGCGTCCAAATGGACGCGCAGCTCCAAAGCTGCGGCTATTCGGCCGCGGCAATCTTCTTGTCGGTCTTCTTCGGTGGGCCTTCGTCATAGCCGGCGAACGCCTGATAATCCTTCGCGGTCGGCTCGGGAACGACAACGTTCGAATCGGTGAAGACGAACTGGGTGGCACTCGAGGGATTGGTAACCTGGACCTGATGTTGGTGAAGCTGCGAGTAAAGGACCTCGGTGCCATGCATCACCGCGATACGGATCGGCATGGTGATGGTGCCCGGGCTGAACATCGGTCCCGGAACGACCTTGCCGGCGACGGCGATCTTCATCGTCAGCGAGCCGTCGGCACGGTTGCAGTCGCGGGTCACATCGGTGATCGAGGCCTGATAGATGATCTTCGCGGAATCATCCTGCTGGTCGCTGCTCACGTCAAGCGCAGCAGCTTCGGCGTCCTGAGCGGCGGCTTTTTTCTTGGGTTTTTGGCTGCCCTTGGAATAGGTGTTGAAGAAGGCGGTGCCGTCGCGCAGCGTCACTTTCGGACAATAGGCCTGCAATTGGCTGGCGAGAACCTTGGGATCCGGCGGTGGTGGCGGTGTCGTGTCCGTCTTTCCGAAACCTAGGATGCTATTGCCGGCTGATTGGCAGCCGGCGGCGGTAAGCATAAAGCCGGTGAGCGCCAGACCCGCGACAAAACGACCGTTGAATGTATGAAACGCCATGAACTGCACTTCCCTCTCGCAAAGCGGGTGACGTATATCAACCGCGCGGCAAAAATGCGACTGAGCAAGTACGGAAATTAACCACTTTGCCGCGGACGAAACCGCCCGGCAGCAATGGAACATGACGATGCAATATGTGAGTACCCGCGGGGAAGCGCCCGTGCTTGGATTTTCCGACGCGGTGCTGGCGGGCTTGGCGCGCGATGGCGGTCTTTATGTGCCTGATACCTGGCCGCAGTTTTCGGCGGCAGAGATCCGCGCCATGCGCGGCCTTGCCTATCCCGACCTCGCCATCCGCGTGCTGTCGCCGTTTCTCGGCGGCGAGATCGCGATGCCGGTGTTCGAACGCCTGGTGCGCGAAGCCTATGCGACCTTCCGTCACGAGGCGGTCTGCCCGCTGGTGCAGACCGGCTCGAACATGTTCGTTCTGGAACTCTTTCATGGCCCGACGCTTGCCTTCAAGGACGTGGCCATGCAGCTTCTCGCCCGGCTGATGGACCATGTGCTTGCCGAACGCGACCAGCGCGCCACCATTGTCGGCGCCACGTCCGGCGATACCGGCGGGGCTGCCATCGATGCCTTCGCCGGGCGCAACCGCACCGACATCTTCGTGCTTTTCCCGCACGGCCGGGTCTCGCCGGTGCAGCAGCGGCAGATGACGACGTCCATCGCCGCAAATGTCCACGCACTGGCGGTCGAAGGCAATTTCGACGATTGCCAGGGTCTGGTGAAGGACATGTTCAACGATCACGGTTTTCGCGACCGGGTATCGCTGTCGGGGGTCAATTCGATCAACTGGGCCCGCATCATGGCCCAGATCGTCTATTATTTCTCATCGGCGCTGTCGCTCGGCGCGCCCGACCGGCCGGTTTCCTTCACCGTGCCGACCGGCAATTTCGGCGACATCTTCGCCGGCTACGCCGCCAAGAAGATGGGGCTGCCGATCGAGCGGCTGATCATCGCGACCAATGACAACGACATTCTGGCGCGCACGCTGTCGAGCGGCGAGTATCGTACGAAAGGCGTCTTTTCGACCACGTCGCCGTCGATGGACATCCAGGTCTCTTCGAATTTCGAGCGCTTGCTGTTCGAGGCGGCCGGCCGCGATGCCCCGACCGTGCGGCGCTACATGAGCGGCCTCAAGCAGTCCGGCGCCTTCACCATCGAAGCCGGCGAGATCGCCAGGATCCGCTCCGAATTCGATGCCGGCCGTTCGACCATGGACGAAGTCGCCGCTACGATCCGCTCGACGCTCGCGGCCAGCAACTATCTGCTTGACCCGCACACGGCCGCGGCCATGCATGTTGCGGCTGCGACGGCCACCAATGCCGTGCCGATGGTGGTGCTGGGCACAGCCCATCCGGCAAAGTTCCCGGCCGCCGTCGAAGCCGCCAGCGGCGTGTCGCCTGCCCTGCCCGCATGGCTAGGCGGATTGATGAGTGCCGAGGAAAAATACACGGTACTTCCATCCGACCTGAAAATGGTGGAAGATTATGTTAGCCGCCACACGCGGGCGGCAAGTTAGGGAGTATTTGCTATATGGGTGTTGAGGTAAGCCGTCTGTCGAACGGCCTGACAGTCGCCACCGAAACCCTTCCAAGCCTCGAATCCGTCGCTCTTGGTGCCTGGGTCAAATCAGGGGCCCGCAACGAGCGTAGCGAAGAGCACGGAATGGCCCACTTGCTTGAACATATGGCGTTCAAGGGAACCAGAAGGCGAAGCGCCTTCGAGATCGCCTCGGAAATCGAGGATGTCGGCGGCGAGATCAATGCCGCCACCAGTGTCGAGACCACCTCCTATTATGCCAGGGTGCTGAGCGACGACGTGCCCCTGGCCGTCGATATCCTCTCCGACATCCTGCAGGAATCCGAGTTCGACCC
This window harbors:
- the thrC gene encoding threonine synthase — its product is MQYVSTRGEAPVLGFSDAVLAGLARDGGLYVPDTWPQFSAAEIRAMRGLAYPDLAIRVLSPFLGGEIAMPVFERLVREAYATFRHEAVCPLVQTGSNMFVLELFHGPTLAFKDVAMQLLARLMDHVLAERDQRATIVGATSGDTGGAAIDAFAGRNRTDIFVLFPHGRVSPVQQRQMTTSIAANVHALAVEGNFDDCQGLVKDMFNDHGFRDRVSLSGVNSINWARIMAQIVYYFSSALSLGAPDRPVSFTVPTGNFGDIFAGYAAKKMGLPIERLIIATNDNDILARTLSSGEYRTKGVFSTTSPSMDIQVSSNFERLLFEAAGRDAPTVRRYMSGLKQSGAFTIEAGEIARIRSEFDAGRSTMDEVAATIRSTLAASNYLLDPHTAAAMHVAAATATNAVPMVVLGTAHPAKFPAAVEAASGVSPALPAWLGGLMSAEEKYTVLPSDLKMVEDYVSRHTRAAS
- the vapC gene encoding type II toxin-antitoxin system VapC family toxin, whose amino-acid sequence is MIVVDSSVWIAHLRNTDSVSVGKLRHLDDTQEILVGDLILLEVLQGALNEPHAQLIERNLRQFAIVPMLDPATAVEAARNYRMLRQRGITMRKTIDMIIGTFCIQGGHALLHDERDFDPMVRYLGLRLA
- a CDS encoding DUF721 domain-containing protein, whose product is MAGKRPFGNPVPVSDLATQILDPVLRKRAGMSIGLVQSWEEIAGPRLASRSRPEKIQWPRRMHEDDPFEPAVLVIACEGMAALHLQHETGEIINRVNAFLGFNAIGRIRIVQKPVTADKGRPKPSFRPLTAAEKVKLSGTVGMIEDDGLRASLERLGATILGQKKV
- the mutY gene encoding A/G-specific adenine glycosylase, whose amino-acid sequence is MALHDQTRKTASGVGSKAASGDSGRAASGDSGRAASGDSDHIASRLLGWYDAHHRDLPWRIAPRELARGIRPDPYRVWLSEVMLQQTTVEAVKSYFRAFVEKWPDVEALAASPTEDVMKAWAGLGYYSRARNLKACADFVARQGGRFPDTQAGLRELPGIGAYTAAAIAAIAFDQPAAVVDGNVERVVSRLFSIVTPLSEAKGDIRTYVERMVPATRPGDFAQAMMDLGATICTPRRPRCMLCPLREDCSATVSSDPERFPIRLPKGEKPLRRGAAFVAVRDDGAVLLRKRADKGLLGGMTEVPTTGWTARIDGATTDAAAPFPGNWRPAGRIGHVFTHFALELDVFKTMTDGAAPAGHFWSLAHEISGEALPTVMKKVIEAAIPGATKKQRAH
- a CDS encoding transporter substrate-binding domain-containing protein, which translates into the protein MKALASPFVAAALVMALLAPPAIAQHTGAENQLDAIIKDGKLRVCTTGDYKPFTFHDKTANNYQGIDIDLAKSLASSLGVEADFVATTWKTLLADFTTGKCDIAMGGISVTLERQKQVFFSEPYLVNGKAPIARCEDEAKFQSIPDIDKPDVTVIVNPGGTNEKFVREKLSDAKIEIYPDNVTIFQKILDGKADIMIAESVETELQEKLHPGLCAINPEKPLQYGEMGYMLPEGAVVFKAYVDQWLHLAKATGEFDRIYDSHVK
- a CDS encoding DsbA family protein, which translates into the protein MTRLLSRRNLLSSLAAIPAVALLAACSDSGDKAVAEDVKPAAPADPMKPATPAAAKAPEAQGTVDMAALLKPGALPDEQLGKDDAKVTIVEYASMTCPHCAHFHETTLPELKTKYIDTGKARLILREFPFDPSAEAGFMLARCSKDNYFPMVDVLFRQQANWAGVANTKDALLQISKMAGFTQESFEACLTDQKLLDDVRSVQKRGADEFKVDSTPTFFINGKTYKGALSIEEISAIIDPLL
- a CDS encoding HAD family hydrolase, yielding MPQPDLVIFDCDGVLVDSEIIAARIEAELLTSAGYEISAEEISETYAGLTFKDIMMRVEEKSRIPFQASLIDREEELVDRRLRSDVRAIDGAHEAVAAVTAPRCICSNSRTERIEFMLEKVRLLPFFTGRIFSSLETPGGKSKPAPDVFLFAAEKLKADPANTFVIEDSVHGVTGARTAGMRVIGFTGAAHSYPGHADALTEAGAETVIRRWAELKSVIAALSEWSADA
- a CDS encoding type II toxin-antitoxin system VapB family antitoxin, which gives rise to MRTNIKLDDELIAEAMAASGLKTKKATIEAALRTLVRRHRQDMAIAALAGAGWEGDLDAMREGRSPDRHR
- a CDS encoding site-specific DNA-methyltransferase gives rise to the protein MSAVRLLDELSHAPQQSEWLDTILKGDCVAALDRLPEKSIDVIFADPPYNLQLDGDLHRPDQSKVDAVDDDWDQFASFEVYDAFTRAWLLAARRVLKPNGTIWVIGSYHNIFRVGAKMQDLGFWILNDVVWRKTNPMPNFRGRRFQNAHETMIWASRDQKGKGYTFNYEALKASNDDIQMRSDWLFPICTGSERLKNENGDKLHPTQKPEALLARIMMASTKPGDIVLDPFFGSGTTGAVAKRLGRHFVGIEREQAYIDAANERIDAVRPLDRADLTVLTGKRAEPRVAFVSLIDTGLMLPGATLYDAKKRWAARVRADGTVAVGDSAGSIHKIGAEVQGLDACNGWTFWHYERSGGLTPIDELRRIARLGMERAGA
- a CDS encoding HAD family hydrolase, which encodes MTEIRHIVFDIGRVLIHYDPNLPFSRLIPDAEERKWFFDNVCTHDWNIEQDRGRTWEEAEALLIAQHPDHAENIRNFRRLWHEMVPHAYDDSVQIMDKLIESGHDVTMLTNFAADTLAEARQRFDFLNRPRGVTISGEIGMIKPDRGIYDHHVAAFGLEPAATLFIDDSQKNVDGAKAAGWQSVLFTDAKTLEADLDRLGIRV